Proteins encoded within one genomic window of Triticum aestivum cultivar Chinese Spring chromosome 2D, IWGSC CS RefSeq v2.1, whole genome shotgun sequence:
- the LOC123048795 gene encoding momilactone A synthase-like, whose protein sequence is MSAAAVAISSGPSSERLEAIITGAASGMGKATAAEFVRNGAKVILTDIQDDLGRAVAAELGPDASYARCDVTNEEQIAAAVDLAVARHGRLDVLHNHAGVAGRMTLDSVASLDLA, encoded by the exons ATGAGCGCCGCCGCGGTGGCAATCTCGTCGGGCCCGAGTTCCGAGAG GCTAGAGGCCATCATCACCGGCGCCGCCAGCGGCATGGGCAAGGCGACCGCCGCGGAGTTCGTCAGGAACGGCGCCAAGGTCATCCTCACCGACATCCAGGACGACCTCGGCCGCGCAGTCGCCGCCGAGCTCGGCCCCGACGCCTCCTACGCCCGCTGCGACGTGACCaacgaggagcagatcgccgcggccGTCGACCTCGCGGTGGCGCGCCACGGCCGGCTCGACGTCCTGCACAACCACGCCGGGGTCGCCGGGAGGATGACCTTGGACTCCGTCGCGTCCCTCGACCTCGCGTAG